The window TTTTTCTAGGGATCTCTAGTTCATCAATTTGAAATTTTCCGTTATTGCATTTCCAGTGAAAATATGAGTAAATCTTTCTTGGATTAattgaaaaaaattatgattccttCTCACTCTATCAGTGGTTTTGTTAGGTTATACACCTCAGCAGGTTTAGTGAAAATCTGTCACAAATCATAATTACTTCTCTCTTTATCTGTGGTTTTGTGCGGCTATATTCCTCATCAAATTTGGTGAACAACTTTTAGAAGTCAAgaattcataaatatttcaacaactttgACAATATATGGAAACAAGGAAGGAGATTTCTGGTATCAAAACCGTATTGGGTGATCTGTCAcggaaaaaccagctaagtccgtgacagatcgtTAGACTGCTATGGGTCTGGTCCATGCCAAAGAACCAGCAGACTGCATGTCATTATGTACCTGTGTACGTTCTGCAGGGGAAGGAAGAAGCGAGAataaggaagaaaaaggaagggaaaacaaagaacaggaagaggaggagaagtacCAAGATGAGGTAGGTGGCAGGCGATGGTTGGATAGGTGGTGGTAGTGATTGGGCAACAGCACATGAAGAGGGAGAACAGGCTTGCGAGGAGTCACAAGCCCTAAAAGCTATCAGGTTTGGCCTTTAATTTACAAATAAAAGGGACTAACAACGTTAAGagggaaaaaataaaagaaaaaaagagaccaGACATTCCAAAATGGGATGGTCCGCATCTTGGTTCATGCCAATCTGGGCAAAATTAAATTCCTTACTTCTCCTAACGAATTTCATGCCCTATATCACTTCTTATACATCCATTATATTCAGTTGGAAGTGTTTTAGGCTTTTGCTTCATAAATGCTGTGAAATAGATTCAATTGATCAGCTGTTAGAACTAGACTTTAAAGAAATAAGCTACAAATAAGTTCCTGCGTAGCTTGATCTTACTTCAGTTTTGTGTTTCTTTTCTCTCCAAGGAATGACTAATAACATCTAGTTGTCATCAAAATAGAATCTTTCATGCTGCTGCATCGATTATTTTACATATTCAAACTAGTTTATGTCATTAAAATTTGCtattaatgatataataaaattcCCTATATATGGTAGAAAATTTATTAGTTCTACTCTTATGCTCGCTATGTCAATATTATCAATTagatgattttatttgaaagCCATATTTTTAATAACAAATTCATTTTCAGGTAAATTATTATATAGAGGAAGCTGGAAATTCTTAACAGTGTAGGTGATAATCTGGAGGCAAATGGTATCTAACAGCACTGCAGTCCTCCATACGTTGTCTATTAAAACAGTTTATATTATATTACTGGATCTCCTGAAAGGGAAAACATGCAACTTTCCTCATCTCTCCATGATCTGAAAACATTATCTGAACAAAATTCAGGTGAGGATGATGATCTTGAAAGCGATAGGAGTTATGGAGATGCAAAACCTTTTCATGCACTTCAAAGGGAAGGTGCCACATCAAGTTTTTCAAAGGATAAGTCCTATCCAACTATTCCAACTACAAGGAAGAAATGGCTTTGGGCAACTGTAGGCATTATTGCACTACTATTATTGTTCTCATTGATCTTACTATGCTCTGGATTCTACAGTACTTTTTTGTCACATGAAGCATCTGAGCATTATGTTATACTTGATTGTGGTAGTACTGGCACTCGGGTTTATGTTTACAAGTGGACTTTTGACCAAAATAAAGGACATAGAAACTTGCCTATTGCGTTGAAATCCTTACCTGAAGGTCCTCAAAGAAATCCTAGAACACAGAGTGGCCGTGCTTATCACCGTATGGAAACAGAGCCAGGTTTTGATAAGCTTGTTCATGACAAATATGGTTTAAGGGCTGTTTTGCAGCCACTCCTACTGTGGGCTGAGAAACAAATACCAAAGCATGCTCATAAAGATACATCACTTTTTCTATATGCTACAGCTGGAGTTCGCAGGTTACCTAAGTCTGATTCAGACTGGCTTCTGGATAAAGCATGGACCATTTTGAAGAAATCATCATTTTTATGCAGGAGAGATTGGATTAAGCTTATATCTGGCATGGAGGAAGCCTATTATGGGTGGATAGCTCTTAATCATCACATGGGTTTATTGGGTTCCTTGCCAGCTGGAAAAACATACGGTTCACTTGATCTAGGTGGTTCGTCGTTGCAAGTTACTTTTGAGACAGAGACGCCCATACATGCTGATACAAGTATAAGTTTGAGAATTGCATCTGCTAATCACCATCTTAGTGCATATTCTTTATCAGGATATGGATTGAATGATGCATTTGACAAGTCTGTGGCCCATCTTTTCAGAAAGTTTGTGGGTACAGAAGCTGGTTTGAATAATAAGTTACAGCTTAAACATCCTTGCTTAAATAATGGTTATAGGGACAAGTATGCCTGTTCTCGTTGTGCCTCAGTTAAGCAAGAAGGAAGTCCTTTGACTGGAGGGAAAACCATGAGCAAGAAGAAAACTGGAATAGTTGTTGAATTGATTGGTGCCCCACAATGGGAAGAATGTCGTTCACTTGCAAGATTAACAGTTAATCGGTCAGCATGGTCTAACTTCAGTTCTGGAATTGATTGTGAACTTAAACCCTGTGCTCTGAGTGATGGTTTACCTCAGCCACGTGGGAAATTCTATGCCATGTCAGGTTTCTATGTGGTTTTTCGGTTTTTTAACTTGTCCTCCGAGGCTTCACTTGAAGATGTATTAATTATGGGTCAGAAATTTTGTGGAAAAACCTGGAAAGTTGCAAAGAATAGTGTTGCAGCGCAGCCTTTTATAGAACAATATTGCTTTAGGGCCCCCTATGTTGCATCCCTTTTGAGAGATGGGTTGCACATTAAGGATAATCAGGTGATTATTGGTTCTGGAAGTATTACTTGGACCCTCGGGGTTGCCTTATTGGAGGCTGGACAAGCATTGTCCAAGAGAGTTGAAGTAAAA of the Musa acuminata AAA Group cultivar baxijiao chromosome BXJ2-10, Cavendish_Baxijiao_AAA, whole genome shotgun sequence genome contains:
- the LOC104000504 gene encoding probable apyrase 7 isoform X2 is translated as MQLSSSLHDLKTLSEQNSGEDDDLESDRSYGDAKPFHALQREGATSSFSKDKSYPTIPTTRKKWLWATVGIIALLLLFSLILLCSGFYSTFLSHEASEHYVILDCGSTGTRVYVYKWTFDQNKGHRNLPIALKSLPEGPQRNPRTQSGRAYHRMETEPGFDKLVHDKYGLRAVLQPLLLWAEKQIPKHAHKDTSLFLYATAGVRRLPKSDSDWLLDKAWTILKKSSFLCRRDWIKLISGMEEAYYGWIALNHHMGLLGSLPAGKTYGSLDLGGSSLQVTFETETPIHADTSISLRIASANHHLSAYSLSGYGLNDAFDKSVAHLFRKFVGTEAGLNNKLQLKHPCLNNGYRDKYACSRCASVKQEGSPLTGGKTMSKKKTGIVVELIGAPQWEECRSLARLTVNRSAWSNFSSGIDCELKPCALSDGLPQPRGKFYAMSGFYVVFRFFNLSSEASLEDVLIMGQKFCGKTWKVAKNSVAAQPFIEQYCFRAPYVASLLRDGLHIKDNQVIIGSGSITWTLGVALLEAGQALSKRVEVKGYEIIYRDIHPAIFVVIFFVSVLLLCCALSCVSNWMPRFLRRSCILLFRYKSLTNSVLNIPSPFRFQRRSPIISVGKQ
- the LOC104000504 gene encoding probable apyrase 7 isoform X1; this translates as MQLSSSLHDLKTLSEQNSGEDDDLESDRSYGDAKPFHALQREGATSSFSKDKSYPTIPTTRKKWLWATVGIIALLLLFSLILLCSGFYSTFLSHEASEHYVILDCGSTGTRVYVYKWTFDQNKGHRNLPIALKSLPEGPQRNPRTQSGRAYHRMETEPGFDKLVHDKYGLRAVLQPLLLWAEKQIPKHAHKDTSLFLYATAGVRRLPKSDSDWLLDKAWTILKKSSFLCRRDWIKLISGMEEAYYGWIALNHHMGLLGSLPAGKTYGSLDLGGSSLQVTFETETPIHADTSISLRIASANHHLSAYSLSGYGLNDAFDKSVAHLFRKFVGTEAGLNNKLQLKHPCLNNGYRDKYACSRCASVKQEGSPLTGGKTMSKKKTGIVVELIGAPQWEECRSLARLTVNRSAWSNFSSGIDCELKPCALSDGLPQPRGKFYAMSGFYVVFRFFNLSSEASLEDVLIMGQKFCGKTWKVAKNSVAAQPFIEQYCFRAPYVASLLRDGLHIKDNQVIIGSGSITWTLGVALLEAGQALSKRVEVKGYEIIYRDIHPAIFVVIFFVSVLLLCCALSCVSNWMPRFLRRSCILLFRYKSLTNSVLNIPSPFRFQRRSPIISGDGRVKTPLSPTISGSQQHPFNMGQGLGGSSVHLSDSSVLPLVVSHSYSSGSLGQMQFGSGAGSFWPPHRGKTTLSSRRSQSREDLSSSLADAHVVKV